The sequence AGCAGTTTTTGTTGCAGGAATCTTCTTTAAGCGTAGCCGTGAACGTTTTAGCTTACTCACCATAAATCTCATTGCCACTTTCGCTTTAGCCGTGATAGTGAGAATATTCGCCAAGATGGCTTTCGGCCGAACCTGGCCTAAGACTTGGGTCGATGGCAATCCTTCATGGATCAATGATGGCATTGAAGCATTTCATCCCTTTGCACAAGGGATTGCCTATAACTCATTCCCATCGGGCCACGCCCTATTCACCTTCTCTTTAGCAACAGTATTTTGGTATCATTTCCCACGCCTTCGACTATTTTGGTTAGCCTGTATGCTAGGTGTATTTATAGGACAGCTTGGTCAAAATTATCACTTTCTTGGGGATTTACTTGCCGGTGCCACACTCGGTACGCTCATCGCCCATATCGTTATCCTAGCAAGTAACAAAGCGAGACAAGGCTTTCATAGCCAAAAGCATAAACAAACCCAATAGAAAGTAATTATTTAGACGCCGTCTTAGCCCCACATCACTAAGACGGCAGCCAGTGCAATAAGTACCAATGCCAGCATATCCTTTATTTTTACTTTCTGTTTGAGCCAGAACATAGCAATGAACAAGGTAAAGAAGACTTCAATCTGGCCCAAGGTCTTTACATAAGGTACGGCTTGAAGTGACATGGCACTGAACCAACCAATAGAACCTAAGCAACTCGTGGTGCTGGTGAGCAAGGTAAGCCTAGGACGCTCAATCACAGCCGCTAATGTCTGCTTATCAGTAATAAGCAGATAGGCGAGCAAGACCAGTGTTTGAATCGTGATGACGAAGAGTAAAACCCAGGCTGCGCTATGAGGAAAAGGTAGATCCAATATTAAACTTGCCTGGCGAACCCAAAGCGAGGTCAATGCAAATCCAGTACCGCAGGCTAGACCTATCGATGCAGTCTTAAATGAAAGTTCTCTGAGTCCCTTAGCACTACTCATCATAAAGACCGCTACCCCACCAATAAGCACCCCAACCCAGCCCAAACCGGTAAGCTGAGTACCAAAAAACAGCACGCCTAATATGGCTGCAACAAGCGCCTCACTCTTGGCAAGCCCTGCTCCTACTGCGAAATTTTTAAGTTTAAACAAGTTAACCAATAATACCGTTGCCAATATCTGTGTAGCAGAGGCCCCAAGCACATACAGGCCGAACTCAAACGATATATCCGGCAAACCTACCGGACGCCAAATGTACAGACAGCCGAGATATAAGGCTGCTATCGGTCCTGCCCACAGGAAACGGGCTAAGGTCACACCAGCGACCTTAACCTCTTTGCTAAGTTGGCTCTGAAATGCGTTACGCCAAGCCTGCATAAAGGCGGCAAGAAAGGTAAAGAAAATCCACATAGGCTACGACTACTTCTTAAAAACAATCGAAAAGGGACTAAGCATATCCCATAGATGAACCACAGGCGATATCAGTGGGCTAAAGGTTAAATATATTCATTATGAATACAATGAACACAATGAATAACCTGCATAAAAAAGCCCCGAAAAGTTCGAGGCTTAATGTGATCACTAGCTTATCAGAGAATGCACAGCTTAATAGGTATAGCTGGCTCCTAGGCCTAGCGGCATGCCAATTGACCAGTAAATCAATAACCAGCTACTCCACAGCGCCAGTAAACATAGGCTAAAAGGCAACATCATAGATATTAAGGTACCTATTCCTATGTTTTTCACATAACGCTGACAATAAACGACCACCAACGGGAAATAAGGCATTAATGGAGTAATAATATTTGAGCTGGAATCCCCAACACGGTAAGCCGCTTGGGAGAGATCTGGGCTAATATTTAGCTGCATCAACATAGGCACTAAGACCGGACCGATCAAGGCCCATTTAGCCGATGAAGACCCTACAAACAAGTTCACAAACGCCACTAACATGATCATGCCTACGACGGTCACCTCAGCAGGCAAGTTCATCGCTTGTAGTCCACTTGCCCCTTCTACCGCAATCAAGGCTCCAAGATTGGATGCAGAAAACGCCGCAACAAACTGAGCACAGAAAAATGCCATCACTATGTAGTGAGCCATACCGCTCATGGATTTGGACATAGCTTGAACCACATCATTGGAGTTTTTAAAGGTACCAGTCATATAACCATATACCACACCAGGAATAACAAAGAAGATGAAAATCAATGGCACGATTGACTGCATCAAGGGGGCACTGAAACTGGTTAACGAGCCATTGGCATCTCTCAGTGTTGAAGTTTCAGAAATGGTAAGAGAGAAAAAACCAATCATCGCTGCTAACATGACTAAACTTGCTACACGAAACGCTTTCTCCTCTTTAGGCGTACTTTCTTCCATAGAAGGCACATCGACCTCTTCAGTATTCACCTTGTGTGTGCGGTTCAGCCTTGGCTCTAACACCTTATCGGTTAAGTACCAGATCACTAAGACAATAGGAATACATGAGGAAGCCGCGAAGAACCAGTTATTCAACGGATTAATTTGAATATCAGGATCGACTATTTGCGCAGCCGATTGCGTAAAACTTTGTAGCAGTGGGTCGATACCTGACGGAATAAAGTTTGCGCAAAAACCGCCTGAAACACCGGCGAACGCCGCCGCAATACCCGCTAGTGGATGACGACCAACGGTAAAGAAAATCACCCCAGCCAGTGGGATCACCACCACATAACCTGCATCGGTTGCGGTATGAGAAATAATTCCTACCAAAACCACAGCAGGAGTTAGGAACTTAAGCGGTGTAACTTTAAGCATCTTTTTAAGCGCAGTATTGATAAAACCTGAATTCTCAGCGACTCCCACACCTAACATAGCAACCAGCACAACCCCCAAGGGTGCAAAGGCGGTAAATGTGGTTACCATGCTAGTTAAAAAATGAGTTAACGCATCTGCACTAAGTAGGTTTTTGACTTCTATCGGTGAGCTGGTTCTAGGATCTATTGCCTCGAAACTCACTCCTGACAGAAGCGCAGATAATCCCCATACCGTAAAAAGTAAAATAAGAAATAACATGGCCGGATCTGGTAGTTTATTACCGACCCTTTCGATACCATCTAAAATCCGCCCAAGCTTACCCGAGGCAACCTGTTCATTTGCCATAGTTCATCATCCTCTGCTTTGTTATTGGCGCGCTCTGGCTCTTTGCAATAAAAGGCAGACGCGACATTTTTAATATAGCAGTAGGATACAGACACTATCTGTAATCAAGCTTAATCCCGAGTAAAAACTGTGTCCCGTCCTGAAATAGGTTGACGGTTTTATTAGACCAGTAGCACATGCTTCTGGTCTTTTTTATGCACTTGATTTGGGGTTTTCATTCCCAAGCTTAAGTGCGGCCTCATTTCATTGTATATATAAACTGACTCTTCAACGAGCCGTTTTAGCTCATCAATGTTACTGCATGGGTATAATAAAAATTCCTGCTTCAATATACCGTTAATTCTCTCTGCCAGTGCATTTTGATAGCAGTCATATCCATCTGTCATTGACGGTCTGATATCACTTGCTTTTAACGCTGATTGATAGACTCCAGAGCAATACTGTAACCCTCTATCTGAGTGGTGAATTGCTTGACTCGGATATTGACGATTGTTGACTGTCATATCGAGCGCTTTAACCACATCTGTTGCTTTCATCTCATCACTAAGCTCATAGCCCATGATTTTTCGGCTATATGCATCAGTCACCAGCGATAAGTAGTGAACACCTTCTTCTGTTTGAACATAGCTTATGTCACTAACAAACACCTCCTCTGGTGCCGCAGGTTTAAACTCCTTAAGTAAGTTGGGATGCTTCTTCATCCAATGCTTGCTGTTCGTTGTTTTTGTATAGCTACGTTTAGCTTTAACCAGCAAGCCCTCTGATTTCAAATGAGCAAAGAAGTTATCTCTTCCAAGCTTAATCCCTTGCTCGATAAGTTTTGGTTTGAGTAAAAAGTACAGCTTTCTACCGCCTATTCGCGGCATAAATCGGCGTAAATCTAAAACCATTGCCTTTACCGGAGCGAGTTCAACAGCACGATAGTTCGCCCTAGATTCTTTTTGATAGATACCTTGCCTTGATATGCCAAGTAGCTCGCAAGCACGACTTAAGCTTGCTACTTTCTGTTTTTGAAGGCTTCTCGCTCCTTGGCTAAGTACTTTTTTCTCAGGCCTGCTCCGTACTCTGCATCTATGATATCAACAGCCTCATTGAGTAGTAGGTTACGTAAGTGCTCATCTTCCTACTGCTTTTCAAGACGTTTAATTGTCTGGGCAGGTGTTTCTTTGGCTTTTAGAGTTTTAGGCATGGTCATCCTCGGTGGTTGAGTCCAATTCATCTTACCGTGTTTTCTGAGCCAGGTAAGTACAGTTGAACGGCCTTGGATACCATAGATGCTTTGGGCTTGCTTATAGGTCATGTCGCCTTTTTCAACAGCGGCAACAACCTGCAATTTAAAGCCTAACGAATAATCTCGCTGTGTACGCTTACGATGTGTAGATACTGGAGTTGTCATAATTAAGTCCTAAATGTGTAAACACATTTCAGGACAAGACACTGCTTACAAAAAAGCCCCGGAATAACCGAGGCTTTACGCTAACCCGTTAGCCAGTGCTATTTACTGGTATCAATCGCATCGAAAGACTTAACGAGGTCATCCACAGCCTTCATCTGAGTCAGGTAGTTTTCTAGTTGATTCAGCGGTAATGCACATGGTCCATCACATTTAGCATTATCAGGATCCGGGTGTGCTTCAATAAACAAACCAGCTAAACCTAATGCCATACCACTACGTGCAAGCTCGGTTGCTTGAGCACGGCGTCCACCAGCCGAATCAGTGCGGCCACCGGGACGTTGAAGCGCATGGGTGGCATCGAAAATAACAGGGTAACCCGTTTGCTTCATCTCATCCATGCCAAGCATATCGACAACTAGGTTGTTATAACCGAAACTTGAGCCACGTTCACACAAGATAAGTTCATCGTTACCGGCTTCATTGAATTTAGTGATGATATGACGCATCTCATGAGGAGCTAAAAACTGAGGCTTCTTCACATTGATGATGGCGCCCGTTTTTGCCATGGCGACCACAAGATCAGTTTGACGAGCCAAAAATGCGGGGAGCTGAATGATATCGACCACTTCAGCCACTGGTGCACACTGGTGTATCTCATGCACATCTGTGATCAGAGGTAGATTAAAGGTTTGCTTAATTTCCTGGAAGATCTTAAGCCCCTCTTCCATACCCGGACCACGATATGAATTCACCGACGAGCGATTAGCCTTATCAAATGAAGCTTTAAAAACATAAGGAATACCTAACTTCTGCGTCACTTCGGCATATTTTTCAGCAATTTTCATCGCCAAATCACGAGACTCGAGCACATTCATGCCACCAAATAACACAAAAGGTTTATCGTTGGCGATCTCGATATCACCTAGACCTATGACTTTATTACTCATCAATACTTCTCTCTAAAAGGCCAAGGCAATTGCCTAAGCGTTAACCAAAATAAGTTCAGCAGCTATCCACACATCTAGGCTATATAACCCTTCACCCAGTTCACAGCCCTACTCTTAACCTACAGGCCTTGAGATGCAATTATCTGTAATAGCTGTCCACACATCCATGCCATATATGTTCCAACAGCATAGCCCAATACCGCGAGTAGCACACCCACAGGTGCCAATGCGGGATGGAATGCTGCGGCGACTACTGGCGCAGAGGCCGCGCCCCCCACATTAGCCTGACTTCCCACCGCCATATAAAACAGTGGTGCTTTAATCAGCTTCGCCACAATAAGCATAAAGCTGGCATGCACTAACATCCAGATGATGCCAATGGCGAAATACCATAAATTATCAGGATCTGCCAACTTGGAAACATCCATATGCAAGCCGATAGTTGCAACCAGAATATACAGGAAGACCGAAGCAACTTTTGAAGCCCCAGCCGCCTCTAAATGGCGTACAGGACTGAATGACATGGCCAAACCAATCGTCGTAACAGTGACTATTAACCAGAAGAACTTAGAGGTCAGACTATAATCTCGAGTCCATGGATAGTTAGCCTCGAAGAATGGCCCTAGGAAATCGGCAAACACGTGAGCAAGGCCTGTGACACCAAAACCAACAGCAACAATCAACATCAGGTCATTCAGGCTAGGAATACGTGAGTTTTCAGCATGGTACTTTTCTACCTTGTCTTTCAAATCTTCGATAGCCCTGGTATCAGCCCCAGTCCAGGCATCAATTTTCTTAGCCTTAGAAGCCATAAACAACAATACGGCCATCCAGATATTGGCGACAATCACATCAACAGTCACCATGATAGAGAAGATATCACCGCCAGCCTCATAGATCTCTTTCATCGCGGCCTGATTCGCGCCGCCACCGATCCAGCTTCCGGCTAAGGTCGTCATGCCACGCCAAACCGCTTCGGGCCCGGTTACACCTAGAATCTCCGGATGTATGGCTGAAATAATA is a genomic window of Shewanella psychrophila containing:
- a CDS encoding DMT family transporter, giving the protein MWIFFTFLAAFMQAWRNAFQSQLSKEVKVAGVTLARFLWAGPIAALYLGCLYIWRPVGLPDISFEFGLYVLGASATQILATVLLVNLFKLKNFAVGAGLAKSEALVAAILGVLFFGTQLTGLGWVGVLIGGVAVFMMSSAKGLRELSFKTASIGLACGTGFALTSLWVRQASLILDLPFPHSAAWVLLFVITIQTLVLLAYLLITDKQTLAAVIERPRLTLLTSTTSCLGSIGWFSAMSLQAVPYVKTLGQIEVFFTLFIAMFWLKQKVKIKDMLALVLIALAAVLVMWG
- the kdsA gene encoding 3-deoxy-8-phosphooctulonate synthase, with product MSNKVIGLGDIEIANDKPFVLFGGMNVLESRDLAMKIAEKYAEVTQKLGIPYVFKASFDKANRSSVNSYRGPGMEEGLKIFQEIKQTFNLPLITDVHEIHQCAPVAEVVDIIQLPAFLARQTDLVVAMAKTGAIINVKKPQFLAPHEMRHIITKFNEAGNDELILCERGSSFGYNNLVVDMLGMDEMKQTGYPVIFDATHALQRPGGRTDSAGGRRAQATELARSGMALGLAGLFIEAHPDPDNAKCDGPCALPLNQLENYLTQMKAVDDLVKSFDAIDTSK
- a CDS encoding phosphatase PAP2 family protein translates to MKNISHSQPNHLIRSAIAYGFMLALIIISVNFWDRPIADAMHAHGYSGTFLKLLSQIPALLEVIAAVFVAGIFFKRSRERFSLLTINLIATFALAVIVRIFAKMAFGRTWPKTWVDGNPSWINDGIEAFHPFAQGIAYNSFPSGHALFTFSLATVFWYHFPRLRLFWLACMLGVFIGQLGQNYHFLGDLLAGATLGTLIAHIVILASNKARQGFHSQKHKQTQ
- a CDS encoding AbgT family transporter, translated to MANEQVASGKLGRILDGIERVGNKLPDPAMLFLILLFTVWGLSALLSGVSFEAIDPRTSSPIEVKNLLSADALTHFLTSMVTTFTAFAPLGVVLVAMLGVGVAENSGFINTALKKMLKVTPLKFLTPAVVLVGIISHTATDAGYVVVIPLAGVIFFTVGRHPLAGIAAAFAGVSGGFCANFIPSGIDPLLQSFTQSAAQIVDPDIQINPLNNWFFAASSCIPIVLVIWYLTDKVLEPRLNRTHKVNTEEVDVPSMEESTPKEEKAFRVASLVMLAAMIGFFSLTISETSTLRDANGSLTSFSAPLMQSIVPLIFIFFVIPGVVYGYMTGTFKNSNDVVQAMSKSMSGMAHYIVMAFFCAQFVAAFSASNLGALIAVEGASGLQAMNLPAEVTVVGMIMLVAFVNLFVGSSSAKWALIGPVLVPMLMQLNISPDLSQAAYRVGDSSSNIITPLMPYFPLVVVYCQRYVKNIGIGTLISMMLPFSLCLLALWSSWLLIYWSIGMPLGLGASYTY
- a CDS encoding DUF819 domain-containing protein, producing MSSTAIVTNDATALGLLAVVLGFVFYTSNSKHPFWTKFYTFIPALLMCYFLPSLLNTFNIIDGHTSQLYFVASRYLLPACLVLLILSVDLKAIFSLGPKAIIMFLTGTVGIVIGGPIALLIISAIHPEILGVTGPEAVWRGMTTLAGSWIGGGANQAAMKEIYEAGGDIFSIMVTVDVIVANIWMAVLLFMASKAKKIDAWTGADTRAIEDLKDKVEKYHAENSRIPSLNDLMLIVAVGFGVTGLAHVFADFLGPFFEANYPWTRDYSLTSKFFWLIVTVTTIGLAMSFSPVRHLEAAGASKVASVFLYILVATIGLHMDVSKLADPDNLWYFAIGIIWMLVHASFMLIVAKLIKAPLFYMAVGSQANVGGAASAPVVAAAFHPALAPVGVLLAVLGYAVGTYMAWMCGQLLQIIASQGL